One genomic segment of Catenulispora sp. MAP5-51 includes these proteins:
- a CDS encoding amino acid adenylation domain-containing protein has protein sequence MTDTVTDTVIETDVDLAALVARLESVGVQLWEDGGQIRFRAPVGALTDQDRTTLRAHRTALAEFLRDDVSGEQLVPDPANAHSPFPLTDVQAAYLLGRSSALDYGDVGCQVYLEAVFNDAEFDAPRIAAAWQALIDRHPMLRAVVDERGHQQVLAEVPRYDMPVLDLRSHVPDAAAEAVLEVREQLCRRDYQPDHWPLFDVRASLTGTGAVLHLSFDLLIADFMSIQLLLDELYELYHTPEQPLAELEVTYRDYAVAERRRRDRRGYLRARDYWRGRIDTLPTAPALPTLDRPQTRGSAAFRRRQTELAPRQWAALRAHCAARGLTPSGAVLAAYAETLGRWTRQDRFCLSVTLLNRLPLHPRVEALVGDFTTVDVLEVAQDPDAAFTARARQTQAQLWADMDHLSYSGVEVLREVGRRRGRAAALMPVVFTSAIALNDEGREPRFWRDATLAAGLTQTPQVWIDCQVMVRGGALAVNWDVRDGVFPPGLVDAMFEAFEALLLRLAAEESAWDIPAELPLPTAQAERRREANDTGDAEIEARTQNALLHHALLDQARNRPDQPAVISASGTVTYGELLGRAAAVARELGTESDAPVAVVMDRGPEQVIGVLGALLAGRTYLPIDSTQPAARRNLMLADAGVRDVLTQSWLLDGPEWPERTQIRRHAIDEVAALVDPESHVISAETATPDSIAYVIYTSGSTGAPKGVQITHRSALNTIEDINARFGVGRSDSVLGLANLGFDLSVYDIFGVLGAGGRLVLPDHERRGDPTHWAQVVAENGVTVWNSVPAQMQMLTDYLESDADADADAEAAVGSLRLALLSGDWIPVTLPDRARRRIPGLAVISLGGATEAAIWSIWHPVGEVPEGARSIPYGKPLANQTFHVLDPWLRDCPDGVTGELYIGGVGLAAGYLGDPERTAARFIVDPRTGRRLYRTGDLGRYMPDGEIEFLGREDTQVKIRGHRIELAEIEAALLAQPGVAEAAVVTDGTGPFDRKLVGFVAGGPRSADAVTADVPARTELARIAEHAGEEVVADVDREGYVAYLRHLDALALQSMLAAFREGGLLGPGEAHTSQEVQDRMQTASRNRRVVRRWLRALADNGLLSYDPATETYSSLTYYDSDAAAAIAAGWDEADALQARFDPASVKVHDYFKASTGRLPEVLRSDGADAVQLLFPQGRTDVTESLYNVTLFNRWANQVLTAAICHLAGSPERTRPLRVLEVGAGVGGTSRDVIPALAGYEVDYLFTDLSQFFLGAARTTFQAYPWVRYATFDVDTDYRAQGMAANSFDVILLGDVMHATHHVGRTLATLRELLAPGGWLLFAEMTRDHYQIMTSMELLLIDEGSAGDFADLRRGKDQTFVGHEDWLRLLARSGDELAFALPRDDDALSGTGLRVYAEQVKTDRIRLDPHRILDEAAVRLPAAMVPGAVHVLDRLPLTANGKTDRERLSSLIPKTAQDRADGDAGEADELADDLERRIARQWEEVLALPRVGRTLGFFEAGGDSLLATRLTTALLDHVPEAKPVDFAVLLRLILEGPSVLTLAAQLRPAP, from the coding sequence GTGACCGACACCGTGACCGACACCGTGATCGAGACCGATGTGGATCTGGCGGCGCTCGTCGCGCGCCTGGAATCAGTCGGCGTCCAGCTGTGGGAGGACGGCGGCCAGATCCGCTTCCGCGCCCCGGTCGGCGCCCTGACCGACCAGGACCGCACCACGCTGCGCGCGCACCGCACCGCCCTGGCCGAGTTCCTGCGGGACGACGTCTCCGGCGAGCAGCTCGTGCCCGACCCGGCAAACGCGCACTCACCCTTTCCCCTGACCGACGTCCAGGCCGCATATCTACTCGGTCGCAGCAGTGCCCTGGACTACGGCGACGTCGGCTGCCAGGTCTATCTCGAAGCCGTCTTCAACGACGCCGAGTTCGACGCCCCCCGCATCGCCGCCGCCTGGCAGGCCCTGATCGACCGGCACCCGATGCTCCGCGCGGTCGTCGACGAGCGGGGCCACCAGCAGGTACTGGCCGAGGTCCCGCGCTACGACATGCCGGTCCTTGACCTGCGCTCGCACGTCCCCGACGCCGCCGCCGAGGCAGTGCTGGAGGTCCGCGAGCAGCTGTGCCGCCGGGACTACCAGCCCGACCACTGGCCGCTGTTCGACGTCCGGGCCAGCCTGACCGGCACCGGCGCCGTCCTGCACCTGTCCTTCGACCTGCTGATCGCCGACTTCATGAGCATCCAGCTGCTGCTGGACGAGCTGTACGAGCTCTACCACACCCCCGAGCAGCCCCTGGCAGAGCTCGAAGTCACCTACCGCGACTACGCCGTGGCCGAGCGCCGCCGCCGCGACCGGCGCGGCTACCTGCGGGCCCGTGACTACTGGCGCGGGCGCATCGACACCCTGCCCACCGCCCCCGCACTGCCCACGCTCGACCGGCCCCAGACCCGCGGATCGGCGGCCTTCCGCCGCCGGCAGACCGAGCTGGCGCCGCGGCAGTGGGCGGCGTTGCGCGCCCACTGCGCCGCGCGCGGGCTGACCCCGTCCGGTGCGGTGCTGGCCGCCTACGCCGAGACCCTGGGCCGCTGGACCCGCCAGGACCGGTTCTGCCTCAGCGTCACCCTGCTCAACCGGCTCCCGCTGCACCCGCGGGTCGAGGCGCTGGTCGGCGACTTCACGACGGTCGACGTGCTCGAAGTCGCCCAGGACCCGGACGCCGCCTTCACCGCGCGGGCCCGCCAGACCCAGGCGCAACTGTGGGCCGACATGGACCACCTGTCCTACTCCGGCGTGGAGGTGCTGCGCGAGGTCGGCCGGCGCCGCGGACGTGCCGCCGCCCTGATGCCGGTGGTCTTCACCAGCGCCATCGCCCTGAACGACGAGGGCCGCGAGCCCCGCTTCTGGCGCGACGCGACCCTGGCCGCCGGGCTCACCCAGACCCCGCAGGTGTGGATCGACTGCCAGGTCATGGTGCGCGGCGGCGCGCTGGCGGTGAACTGGGACGTGCGCGACGGCGTGTTCCCGCCCGGCCTGGTCGACGCCATGTTCGAGGCCTTCGAAGCGCTGTTGCTGCGCCTGGCCGCCGAGGAATCGGCGTGGGACATCCCGGCCGAGCTGCCATTGCCGACTGCACAGGCCGAACGTCGCCGCGAAGCGAACGACACCGGCGACGCCGAGATCGAAGCACGCACGCAGAATGCCTTGCTGCACCACGCATTGCTGGACCAAGCCCGGAACCGGCCGGACCAGCCAGCCGTGATCAGCGCATCGGGCACGGTCACCTACGGCGAATTGCTGGGGCGCGCTGCCGCCGTGGCGCGGGAGTTGGGAACAGAGTCGGACGCCCCGGTCGCGGTCGTGATGGATCGCGGGCCGGAACAAGTCATCGGCGTGCTCGGCGCTCTGCTGGCCGGGCGTACCTATCTGCCCATCGACAGCACCCAGCCAGCCGCTCGCAGAAACCTGATGCTCGCCGACGCCGGCGTGCGCGACGTCCTCACCCAAAGCTGGCTGCTCGACGGCCCCGAATGGCCTGAGCGAACACAGATCCGGCGCCACGCGATCGACGAGGTGGCGGCGCTCGTCGATCCCGAATCCCACGTGATCTCGGCCGAGACCGCCACCCCCGATTCCATCGCCTACGTGATCTACACATCCGGCTCGACCGGCGCGCCCAAGGGCGTCCAGATCACCCATCGCAGTGCCCTGAACACCATCGAGGACATCAATGCCCGCTTCGGCGTCGGCCGCAGTGACAGCGTCCTGGGCCTGGCGAACCTGGGCTTCGACCTGTCGGTCTACGACATCTTCGGCGTCCTGGGCGCCGGCGGTCGGCTGGTGCTGCCCGACCACGAGCGGCGCGGCGACCCGACGCACTGGGCGCAGGTCGTCGCCGAGAACGGCGTCACCGTCTGGAACTCGGTGCCCGCCCAGATGCAGATGCTCACCGACTACCTGGAGTCCGACGCCGATGCTGATGCCGACGCCGAAGCCGCCGTCGGATCCCTGCGCTTGGCACTGCTCAGCGGCGACTGGATCCCGGTGACGCTGCCCGACCGGGCCCGCCGGCGAATCCCCGGCCTCGCGGTGATCAGCCTCGGCGGTGCCACCGAGGCCGCGATCTGGTCGATCTGGCATCCGGTCGGCGAGGTGCCCGAGGGTGCGCGCAGCATCCCGTACGGCAAGCCGCTGGCGAATCAGACCTTTCACGTCCTGGACCCCTGGCTGCGCGACTGCCCCGACGGCGTCACCGGCGAGCTGTACATCGGCGGCGTGGGCCTGGCCGCCGGATATCTCGGCGACCCCGAACGCACCGCGGCCCGCTTCATCGTCGATCCGCGCACCGGTCGGCGGCTGTACCGCACCGGGGACCTCGGCCGCTATATGCCCGACGGCGAGATCGAGTTCCTCGGCCGCGAGGACACGCAGGTGAAGATCCGCGGCCACCGCATCGAGCTGGCCGAGATCGAGGCCGCGCTGCTGGCCCAGCCCGGCGTCGCCGAGGCCGCGGTCGTGACGGACGGCACCGGGCCCTTCGACCGCAAGCTCGTCGGCTTCGTCGCCGGCGGCCCCCGGTCGGCCGATGCCGTCACCGCCGACGTTCCGGCGCGCACCGAACTCGCCCGGATCGCCGAACACGCCGGCGAGGAGGTCGTGGCGGACGTCGATCGCGAAGGCTACGTCGCCTACCTGCGCCACCTGGACGCTCTGGCGTTGCAGTCGATGCTGGCCGCTTTCCGCGAAGGCGGCCTGTTGGGACCCGGCGAGGCGCACACCTCGCAGGAAGTCCAGGACCGGATGCAGACCGCGTCCCGCAACCGGCGCGTGGTCCGGCGCTGGCTGCGGGCCCTGGCCGACAACGGCCTGCTGAGCTACGACCCGGCTACGGAGACCTACAGCAGCCTGACCTACTACGACTCCGATGCCGCTGCCGCCATCGCCGCCGGCTGGGACGAGGCCGACGCCCTCCAGGCCCGCTTCGACCCCGCCTCGGTCAAGGTCCACGACTACTTCAAGGCCAGCACCGGCCGCCTGCCCGAAGTACTCCGCAGCGACGGCGCCGACGCCGTGCAGCTGCTGTTCCCGCAGGGCCGGACGGACGTCACAGAGTCCTTGTACAACGTGACCCTGTTCAACCGCTGGGCCAACCAGGTCCTGACCGCCGCGATCTGCCATCTCGCGGGCTCTCCGGAGCGGACACGGCCGCTGCGCGTCCTCGAAGTCGGCGCCGGCGTCGGCGGGACCAGCCGCGACGTCATACCCGCTCTGGCCGGGTACGAGGTCGACTATCTGTTCACCGACCTGTCCCAGTTCTTCCTCGGCGCGGCGCGCACCACCTTCCAGGCCTATCCCTGGGTCCGGTACGCCACGTTCGACGTCGACACCGACTACCGCGCACAGGGGATGGCGGCGAACTCCTTCGACGTGATCCTGCTCGGCGACGTCATGCACGCCACCCACCACGTCGGCCGGACGCTGGCCACGCTGCGCGAGCTGCTCGCGCCCGGCGGCTGGCTGCTGTTCGCCGAGATGACCCGCGACCACTACCAGATCATGACCTCGATGGAGCTGCTGCTCATCGACGAGGGCAGCGCCGGCGACTTCGCCGACCTGCGGCGCGGCAAGGACCAGACCTTCGTCGGCCACGAGGACTGGCTGCGCCTGCTCGCCCGCTCCGGCGACGAACTGGCCTTCGCCCTGCCCCGCGACGACGACGCGCTGTCCGGGACCGGGCTTCGCGTCTACGCCGAGCAGGTCAAGACCGACCGGATCCGCCTTGATCCGCACCGGATCCTGGACGAGGCCGCGGTCCGGCTGCCCGCGGCGATGGTGCCCGGAGCGGTGCACGTCCTGGACCGGCTCCCGCTGACCGCCAACGGCAAGACCGACCGCGAGCGCCTCAGCAGCCTGATTCCGAAGACGGCGCAGGACCGCGCCGACGGCGACGCCGGCGAAGCCGATGAACTCGCCGACGACCTGGAACGCCGGATCGCCCGCCAATGGGAGGAGGTCCTGGCCCTGCCCCGCGTGGGCCGCACCCTGGGCTTCTTCGAGGCCGGCGGCGACTCGCTGCTGGCCACCCGGCTCACCACCGCCCTGCTCGACCACGTCCCGGAGGCCAAACCGGTGGACTTCGCCGTGCTGCTGCGGCTGATCCTGGAAGGGCCCTCGGTGCTGACCCTCGCCGCCCAGCTGCGGCCGGCACCGTGA
- a CDS encoding (2,3-dihydroxybenzoyl)adenylate synthase translates to MLTGCVPWPAEDAERYRRLGYWRGQALGDVLRDAVPGNEDRTALVSGREEWTFAAVDTVADRMAAGLHDLGLRPGDRVVVQLPNIPQFLTLSLALFRLGALPVYALPAHRASEIEYLCQMSDAVAYVVPGRYRGFDYRKLAREVCGRVRLEHVIVAGEPEEFLALGAIEAPVRELPAPDPGDVAFFLLSGGTTGLPKLIPRTHDDYAYQLRATAQGLGVGSGSAYLAALPVAHNAALGCPGVLGTYLAGGLTVLAGGAAPDEAFGLIARHRVTLTTLMPPLVKLWLDAAPLFDVDVSGVLLQIGSAKLPLEVARRIRPELGCEVTHWFGMAEGLLTYTRPGEPDDVVFPSTGRPMCEHDEVKVVDADWVPVGQGEIGELVTRGPYTIRGYYRAEEHNARTFTADGWFHTGDLVRLTPAGDMVVEGRIKDVINRGGEKVSPAEVEDHLLAHPGVRDVSVVGVADEVLGEKSCAWVIAADGADAPLTLAELRRFLLERGVAAFKLPDQVAFTKEFPHTRVGKVNKAELARLATEQVRIAAF, encoded by the coding sequence ATGCTGACCGGATGCGTACCCTGGCCGGCCGAGGACGCCGAGCGCTATCGCCGGCTCGGCTACTGGCGCGGACAGGCGCTGGGCGACGTGCTGCGCGACGCGGTGCCCGGCAACGAGGACCGGACCGCACTGGTGTCCGGCCGCGAGGAGTGGACGTTCGCCGCCGTGGACACCGTGGCCGACCGCATGGCCGCCGGGCTGCACGACCTCGGGCTGCGTCCCGGGGACCGGGTCGTGGTGCAGCTGCCGAACATCCCGCAGTTCCTGACGCTGTCGCTGGCGCTGTTCCGGCTCGGCGCGCTCCCGGTCTACGCGCTGCCGGCGCACCGGGCCAGCGAGATCGAATACCTGTGTCAGATGTCTGATGCCGTCGCCTACGTCGTCCCGGGCCGGTATCGCGGGTTCGACTACCGGAAGCTGGCCCGCGAAGTGTGCGGCCGGGTGCGGCTGGAGCACGTGATCGTGGCCGGCGAGCCCGAGGAGTTCCTCGCGCTGGGCGCCATCGAGGCGCCGGTCCGGGAACTGCCCGCGCCCGACCCCGGCGACGTGGCCTTCTTCCTGCTCTCCGGCGGCACGACCGGGCTGCCCAAGCTGATCCCGCGCACTCACGACGACTACGCCTACCAGCTGCGGGCCACCGCGCAGGGCCTCGGCGTGGGCTCCGGCAGCGCCTACCTGGCCGCGCTGCCGGTGGCGCACAACGCCGCGCTCGGCTGCCCCGGCGTGCTGGGCACCTACCTGGCCGGCGGCCTGACGGTGCTGGCCGGCGGGGCCGCGCCGGACGAGGCGTTCGGGCTGATCGCCCGGCACCGGGTGACTCTCACGACCCTGATGCCGCCGCTGGTGAAGCTGTGGCTGGACGCGGCACCGCTGTTCGACGTGGACGTCTCCGGCGTGCTGCTGCAGATCGGCTCGGCGAAACTGCCGCTGGAGGTGGCCCGCCGGATCCGCCCCGAGTTGGGCTGCGAGGTCACCCACTGGTTCGGCATGGCCGAAGGACTGCTCACCTACACCCGCCCCGGCGAGCCCGACGACGTGGTCTTCCCCAGCACTGGCCGCCCGATGTGCGAACACGACGAGGTGAAAGTCGTCGACGCCGACTGGGTGCCGGTCGGGCAAGGCGAGATCGGCGAACTGGTGACCCGCGGCCCCTACACCATCCGCGGCTACTACCGCGCCGAGGAGCACAACGCCCGCACCTTCACCGCCGACGGATGGTTCCACACCGGCGATCTGGTCCGGCTCACCCCGGCCGGCGACATGGTGGTCGAGGGTCGTATCAAGGACGTGATCAACCGCGGCGGCGAGAAGGTCTCCCCGGCCGAGGTCGAGGATCATCTGCTGGCACATCCCGGCGTGCGGGACGTGTCGGTGGTCGGCGTCGCGGACGAGGTGCTGGGGGAGAAGAGCTGCGCCTGGGTCATCGCCGCCGACGGGGCCGACGCCCCGCTGACGCTTGCCGAGCTTCGCAGGTTCCTGCTGGAGCGCGGGGTGGCGGCGTTCAAGCTGCCGGACCAGGTGGCCTTCACCAAGGAGTTCCCGCACACCCGGGTGGGCAAGGTGAACAAGGCCGAGCTGGCGCGCCTCGCGACCGAGCAGGTGCGAATCGCGGCTTTCTGA
- a CDS encoding cytochrome P450, with translation MNKILAPRFDPLDPDVQQDPYPTYARLRESGALCRGGPAQWVVTRYADVMELVRDPRLGSEYDADYHRIALGAGPLADFFGRIVLNRDPPRHTVLRRLIGQAFTPLAVRERGETIAAIVERALAPARDGARLDGVADLAHVLPIRVLADFVGLEPDCLDEVRPRALALSRAFATFLPEADRPAAHEAVTWLRTLVVDLFERRRCAPRDDLVSRLVSSQSSADGAPSLDDLVDNVVFLLFAGFATTTDLLATGCAALLAHPGELARLRADPALVPSAVEEFLRYDAPVQVKSRLTREPVQVAGRTIRAGRILVLLIGSANRDPARFPDPDRLDVGRDPNPHLSFGGGGIHHCVGAALARAEAVAVFGRLVRGFADVRPDGPAIRRPSPSFRGYASVPMLLTPA, from the coding sequence ATGAACAAGATCCTCGCCCCGCGCTTCGATCCGCTCGACCCGGACGTACAGCAGGATCCGTATCCGACCTACGCACGGCTGCGCGAGAGCGGCGCGCTGTGTCGCGGCGGCCCGGCGCAGTGGGTGGTGACCCGGTACGCCGACGTGATGGAACTGGTCCGCGATCCGCGCCTGGGCAGCGAATACGACGCCGACTACCACCGCATCGCGCTGGGAGCCGGACCGCTGGCCGATTTCTTCGGCCGGATCGTCCTCAACCGCGACCCGCCGAGACACACCGTGCTGCGCCGGCTCATCGGGCAGGCGTTCACGCCGCTGGCGGTGCGCGAACGCGGCGAGACGATCGCGGCGATCGTCGAGCGCGCACTGGCCCCGGCGCGGGACGGCGCGCGGCTGGACGGCGTCGCGGATCTGGCGCATGTGCTGCCGATCCGGGTGCTGGCCGACTTCGTGGGCCTGGAACCGGACTGCCTCGACGAGGTCCGGCCGCGGGCCCTGGCCCTGTCGCGGGCCTTCGCGACCTTCCTGCCCGAGGCCGACCGGCCCGCCGCGCATGAGGCCGTGACGTGGCTGCGCACGCTGGTCGTCGACCTCTTCGAACGCCGCCGGTGCGCCCCGCGCGACGATCTCGTCTCGCGGCTGGTGTCCTCTCAGAGCTCCGCTGACGGCGCGCCGAGCCTGGACGACCTCGTCGACAACGTGGTCTTCCTGCTGTTCGCCGGCTTCGCCACCACCACCGACCTGCTGGCCACCGGCTGCGCGGCGCTGCTGGCGCACCCCGGCGAGCTGGCCCGGCTGCGTGCCGATCCGGCGCTGGTGCCCTCGGCGGTCGAGGAGTTCCTGCGCTACGACGCGCCGGTCCAGGTCAAGAGTCGCCTGACACGCGAGCCGGTGCAGGTGGCTGGACGCACGATCCGGGCCGGCCGCATCCTGGTCCTGCTGATCGGCTCGGCCAACCGGGACCCGGCCAGGTTCCCGGACCCGGACCGGCTCGACGTGGGGCGCGATCCCAACCCGCACCTGAGTTTCGGCGGCGGCGGCATCCACCACTGCGTGGGCGCGGCGCTGGCCCGGGCCGAGGCGGTCGCGGTGTTCGGGCGCCTGGTGCGCGGGTTCGCCGACGTGCGGCCCGACGGCCCGGCGATCCGCCGTCCCAGCCCCAGTTTCCGTGGCTACGCAAGCGTGCCGATGCTCCTGACGCCCGCGTAG
- a CDS encoding saccharopine dehydrogenase NADP-binding domain-containing protein, producing the protein MKAAVGLIGGYGAVGRAAAAQLAAWGRGPVLIAGRDAARADVVLDLDDGDALAAFCDQVEVTVNCSGPSYRVLDRVARAALAAGSHYVDPGGDDPVHDLLAEVDTVAKTVVLSAGMLPGLTGLLPRALAVGTGAEPTSLTGYVGGRDRFTAVAAADYLASLHNGFGRPNQAWRAGRRSEQALSPLFDVDLPHFPDAAAAHPYLSTEMERLARRLRISDLTFYNVFLGKHLLAALAEPAGDKNDGSDDSIDRLTAAADLDLLGRDPHQRLVFHLDARDGTRAALVLSGHGASELTGATVALAACAVLDGAVPSGVHFAADVLDPLWAVERLRTAAAVQAIEIYETVTAPQDASGFEEGEL; encoded by the coding sequence GTGAAGGCGGCCGTCGGCCTCATCGGCGGCTACGGCGCGGTCGGCCGCGCCGCCGCCGCGCAGCTGGCCGCCTGGGGACGCGGGCCGGTGCTGATCGCCGGGCGGGACGCGGCGCGCGCCGACGTGGTGCTGGACCTGGACGACGGCGATGCCCTGGCAGCGTTCTGCGACCAGGTGGAGGTGACGGTCAACTGCTCTGGGCCCTCCTACCGGGTCCTGGACCGGGTCGCACGTGCGGCGCTGGCTGCCGGCTCGCACTACGTCGATCCCGGCGGCGACGATCCGGTCCACGATCTCCTGGCCGAGGTAGACACGGTCGCGAAAACCGTTGTCCTGTCAGCGGGCATGCTTCCCGGCCTGACCGGACTGCTGCCTCGGGCCTTGGCGGTCGGCACGGGCGCCGAGCCGACGTCCCTCACCGGCTACGTCGGCGGCCGTGACCGTTTCACCGCCGTCGCCGCCGCCGACTACCTCGCCTCCCTGCACAACGGCTTCGGCCGTCCCAACCAGGCCTGGCGTGCCGGGCGCCGCAGCGAGCAGGCGTTGTCCCCGCTGTTCGACGTCGACCTCCCGCACTTCCCCGACGCGGCCGCCGCCCACCCCTACCTCAGCACCGAGATGGAGCGCCTGGCCCGGCGGCTGCGGATCAGTGATCTGACCTTCTACAACGTCTTCCTCGGCAAGCACCTGCTCGCCGCGCTCGCCGAACCGGCCGGCGACAAGAACGACGGGAGCGACGACAGCATCGACCGCCTCACCGCCGCCGCCGACCTGGACCTGCTCGGCCGCGATCCCCATCAGCGCCTGGTGTTCCACCTCGACGCGCGCGACGGGACCCGAGCTGCTCTGGTGCTCTCCGGCCACGGCGCCAGCGAGCTCACCGGAGCCACCGTCGCGCTGGCGGCGTGCGCGGTCCTGGACGGTGCCGTGCCGTCCGGCGTGCACTTCGCCGCGGACGTGCTGGATCCGCTGTGGGCCGTGGAACGGTTGCGGACCGCCGCGGCCGTGCAGGCGATCGAGATTTACGAGACGGTGACCGCGCCGCAGGACGCATCAGGCTTCGAGGAGGGCGAGCTGTGA
- a CDS encoding cytochrome P450, producing MLPPKFDLYDPAVVADPYPVYAELRAAGPLGRGGPGQWVVPRFADVARFMADKRLSGNFSDDHHRPTIGSGPASDFFQRVILNQDPPDHTRLRRLMGRAISPGLARDLTPAIVRIVEELLAPAMDGEPFDAVTDLAHPLPLRVLGELVGIDAGDLTEVGRRAIDVAKAFAAVLGPDERQAAHDSVMWLRDYLNTLLDERRAAPGGRDMLSRLAAARDGTDGIDGTDRLTDDEIIENVLFTLFAGYETTMSTIATGCQVLSELPDQLARLREDPTLVPSAVEEFLRYDAPIQVKLRHALVPIPFGGRVLRPGRIVVLLLGSANHDERQFDDPARIDVGRHPNPHQSFGGGHHRCIGAALARAELCAVFDRIGRLAALEPAGPAVRQLRPGFRAFANVPLTVVPA from the coding sequence GTGCTGCCGCCCAAATTCGACCTCTACGACCCGGCGGTCGTCGCCGACCCCTACCCGGTCTACGCCGAACTGCGCGCCGCGGGTCCGCTCGGCCGTGGCGGCCCCGGCCAGTGGGTCGTGCCCCGCTTCGCCGACGTGGCCAGGTTCATGGCCGACAAGCGGCTGTCCGGCAACTTCTCCGACGACCACCACCGTCCGACCATCGGCAGCGGTCCGGCCAGCGACTTCTTCCAGCGCGTCATCCTCAACCAGGACCCGCCGGACCACACCCGGCTGCGCCGCCTGATGGGCCGGGCGATCTCGCCGGGACTGGCCCGCGACCTGACCCCGGCCATCGTCCGGATCGTCGAGGAGCTGCTGGCCCCGGCCATGGACGGCGAACCCTTCGACGCCGTCACCGACCTCGCGCATCCGCTTCCGTTGCGGGTGCTGGGCGAACTGGTCGGCATCGACGCCGGCGACCTGACCGAGGTCGGCCGGCGCGCCATCGACGTGGCCAAGGCCTTCGCCGCCGTCCTGGGTCCGGACGAACGCCAGGCCGCCCACGACTCGGTCATGTGGCTGCGCGACTATCTCAATACTCTGCTGGACGAGCGCCGCGCGGCGCCCGGCGGCCGCGACATGCTCTCCCGGCTGGCGGCGGCCCGCGACGGCACTGATGGCATCGATGGCACCGACCGGCTCACCGACGACGAGATCATCGAGAACGTCCTGTTCACCTTGTTCGCCGGCTACGAGACCACGATGAGCACCATCGCGACCGGCTGCCAGGTGCTCTCCGAACTGCCGGACCAGCTGGCCCGGCTGCGCGAGGATCCGACGCTGGTGCCCTCGGCGGTCGAGGAGTTCCTGCGCTACGACGCGCCGATCCAGGTCAAACTCCGGCACGCGCTGGTCCCGATCCCGTTCGGCGGCCGCGTGCTGCGGCCCGGCCGGATCGTGGTCCTGCTGCTGGGCTCGGCCAACCACGACGAGCGGCAGTTCGACGACCCGGCGCGCATCGACGTCGGGCGGCACCCGAACCCGCACCAGAGCTTCGGCGGCGGACACCACCGCTGCATCGGGGCCGCCTTGGCGCGCGCCGAGCTGTGCGCGGTCTTCGACCGGATCGGCCGGCTGGCCGCTTTGGAGCCGGCCGGGCCCGCGGTGCGGCAGCTGCGGCCCGGGTTCCGGGCCTTCGCCAACGTGCCGCTGACCGTGGTGCCGGCGTAG
- a CDS encoding thioesterase II family protein, with translation MSAPRPGRYASGRWLRIAHPRPEAQTVLVAFPHAGGSATFFRAWGALLPPDVELVAVQYPGRLDRLREPCIDDVHQLAEAILKALDGRLDRDIALFGHSLGALVAFETALRMEDQGLDIRALFLSSPPARDAQARRRPHLSDESLLDELRRLGATPADVIDDPRACETILVGLRGDYRAAAHYVPDPDRRLRCPVEALIGDDDPDVSPVATKAWAAATAGAWALHEFAGDHFYLVPQRTAVLELVADRLGAPGPGPLPGGRADLCRH, from the coding sequence GTGAGCGCGCCCCGCCCCGGCCGCTACGCCAGCGGACGCTGGCTGCGCATCGCGCACCCGCGGCCCGAGGCGCAGACCGTCCTGGTCGCCTTCCCGCACGCCGGCGGCTCGGCCACCTTCTTCCGGGCCTGGGGCGCCCTGCTGCCGCCGGACGTCGAACTGGTCGCGGTGCAGTACCCCGGCCGCCTGGACCGGCTGCGCGAACCCTGCATCGACGACGTGCACCAGCTGGCCGAGGCGATCCTGAAGGCCCTGGACGGCCGTCTGGACCGGGACATCGCCCTGTTCGGCCACAGCCTGGGCGCCCTGGTCGCCTTCGAGACCGCGCTGCGGATGGAGGATCAGGGCCTGGACATCAGAGCCCTGTTCCTGTCGAGCCCGCCGGCCCGCGACGCGCAAGCCCGCCGCCGCCCGCACCTGTCCGATGAGAGCCTGCTGGATGAACTGCGCCGGCTCGGCGCCACCCCGGCCGACGTCATCGACGATCCGCGCGCGTGCGAGACCATCCTCGTGGGCCTGCGGGGCGACTACCGCGCCGCCGCCCACTACGTCCCCGATCCCGACCGCCGGCTGCGCTGCCCGGTCGAAGCGCTGATCGGCGACGACGACCCCGATGTCAGTCCGGTCGCGACCAAGGCCTGGGCGGCGGCCACGGCGGGCGCGTGGGCGCTGCACGAGTTCGCCGGCGACCACTTCTACCTCGTTCCGCAGCGCACCGCCGTGCTGGAGCTGGTCGCGGACCGGCTCGGCGCGCCAGGGCCCGGCCCGCTGCCGGGCGGGAGGGCAGACCTGTGCCGTCACTAG